The Chitinophaga pinensis DSM 2588 region GCGATTGCACTGACGCCTGTAGCGGAGCCTGCTCCTGTTGCACCACCGGAAGCACCTGTTACAGCTGCGACCGTTGAGACGACACCAGTTCCTGTTTTGGAAACACCTGTACCACAAGCGGTTGTGGAAATACCTGTAACAGCGCCTCAGCCAGTGCCAGCTGTAGTTGCACCGGAAGCGCCGGTTACAGCTGCGACGATAGCAGCTACCCAGCCATCCAGTCCGGTACAGGAAACCAGTATTACTGTTTACACACCTGAAATACCGGCAGCAATAGCACCTGCTCCGGAAGAAGATACCGAAGAAGAGATTACTGTTACTGCCAATGAGGTAGTAGCTTCTCCAATACCGGAAGCACCTGTGATGGCGACTCCTGTAGCTACGCCAGCACCACAGCCTGTTCCGGTTCAGGAACCTGCTCCGGTTCCACAGCCAGTCGCCCAGACTATTGCGGAAACAGCTGCGGAGGCAGAGCCGATTAAAATATTCCCGCTGGACACTTCTGCAGAACCAGAAGGCGCACTTACCTTCCAACCGCTGTACAGTGATGACTATTTCGCCTACAAACGGCTGAAAGATCCTGAGCACGCTGAAGGGCTGAATGAAAAAGGTGCTGCGGAAATGAAAAGCTTCACTTCCTGGCTGAGAGATATGAAACAGACCTTTGCTGAAAAAGCCAGTAAGAAGTGGTACCAGGAGCAGATGCAGCGGAGTTATGAGGATTCCAATCCGGAGGTATCCGAGAAAGTTGAAAAGATGGCAATGGAGTCTATCACACTGAATAATGACATCGTTTCAGAGACCCTCGCGGAGATCTGGGCACGTCAGCAACAGTACCAGACAGCTATCCATATATATCAAAAATTAAGTTTGCTTAATCCCAACAAAAGCGCTTATTTTGCGCAAAAGATTAAAGAACTTCAGTTACTAACAGAAAAAAGTTAACTTATATACTATGTTATTGATTTTCGGCATTTTAATCATCCTGGCCTGTGTGCTTTTGGGTTTTTTCGTACTGGTACAGAACCCGAAAGGTGGTGGGTTATCCGGTACCCTGGGTGGATTTGGTAACCAGGTGATGGGCGTACGCCAGACTACAGATGTACTTGAAAAAGGTACCTGGGTACTGTCAGCTATCATTGCCGTACTGTGTCTGACTTCTTCCCTGTTTATTTCCAGAGGTACTACTTCTGAACAGAGAAAAGCAATCATGGAGCAGAACGCAGCCGCTCCGGCTCCGGCACAAACTCCAGCAACGCCACTTCAGAGCCAGCCAGCTCCAGCTGCTGACTCGAACAAATAATTCCTGCTGTTAAAGCTATTTTCGAACCTCGCCGTCACAAGCGAGGTTTTTTATTGAATACCACCCTATGGCAAAGAAAAGCAAAGCAAAAAAAAGTCCAGCTAAGAACCTTTGGATCAAACGTCTGCTCGTAGCTGCCGCCGCCATCCTCGCCGGCCTGCTGGTATACGTTGTATATTATGTCTTTGGTCCAAATACAAAAGCCTTCGGCGATAGCAAGTTCTTTTACATCCGCACCGGCAGCACTTATGGCACCGTACTGGAAGGACTGGAAGAACAAGGCATTATCCGCAGCAAACTCAGTTTTGAAGTAGTCGCCACTCAATTAGGCTACCGCGACCGCGTGAAAGCCGGTAAATACAAAATCAGCAGAGGCATGAGCAATTTTGAGATCGTAAAACTGCTGCGTTCGGGTCACCAGACGCCTGTGAACCTCACGATCACTAAACTGCGCACCAAACAGGACCTGGTCAGAAAGATCTGTTCTAACCTGGAAGCAGACTCCGCTACTTTCCGCGCCCTGCTGAGCGACCAGGTATACCTGCGCCAGTTCGGACTCGATACCAATACCGTTATGAGCGCTTTCCTGCCAAATAGTTACCAGTTCTACTGGAACACGACCGCAGAAAATGCCTTCAAAAAAATCGAAAAGGAAAGCGACGCTTTCTGGAACGATACCCGTAAAGCCGCTGCACAGCGACTGGGTCTGACGCCGACACAGGTAGTGATCCTCGCTTCTATCGTTGATGAAGAAACCAACAAAAACGATGAGAAGCCGCTTATCTCCAGCGTATACCTGAACCGCTTCCGCAAAGGAATGCGTCTCCAGGCAGATCCGACCGTTAAATTTGCGTTGCAGGACTTCTCCATCAGAAGGATCCGCGAAGGACACATTGCCTTTGAATCTCCTTACAATACCTATCAGGTGACCGGTCTGCCACCAGGCCCCATCTGTACACCTTCTATCAAATCAATTGAAGCCGTACTGAACACACCTGAAACTGATTATATCTATTTTTGTGCAAAGGCCGATTTCTCCGGATATCACGCCTTTGCCGCCTCCTACGCAGAGCACATGAAAAATGCACACGCATTCCATCAGGCGCTGAATGCTAGAGGCATATAACCAGCAAGAAACAATGCCTTTCAGACCAGAAAACATCATCTTCCATTCAAAGCCTTTCCGCAAACTCGTAGATATCAGCAAGACACTGGTATTACCGGGATTTGAAGGAGTGCCGTTGTATGATGTGATCAAGTTCTTTCTGAAAGAAATGCGTAATCAAAGCCTGGGGGAACGGGCAGCAGCCATTTCATTCAACTTTCTGCTGGCTATTCCCCCATTCTTTATCTTCCTCTTCACACTCGTCCCCTACATACCGATGCAAAACGTAGAGGCCACCTTGTATGAGTTAGCAGAAGATGTGACCCCAAATTACAATACCTACATTATCATACGGGATATGATCCATGACTTCCTGTATACTCACCATAATGGCTTGCTGTCCCTCGCATTTATTATGGGCTTCTTTACTTCATCCAATGCAGTAATGGGTATCGCCAGGTCGTTCAATAAAAAACTCCCGGGATTCCGTCGCAGAAAGTGGTGGCAGAAGCGTCTCATGGCATTAAAGCTGACACTTATTCTCATCATACTACTGCTCCTTACAATCATTCTCATCATCGCACAGGGTACTGTACTGGGATATATTTTCAATTATCTTGGTATCACAGATAAGCGGATCCTTTCACTGGCAGACGTTGCCAGATGGATTTTAATCGGCCTGCTGTTCTTTTCCATGCTGTCGGTAATCTATCGTTTTGTCCCAGCGACAGTAAAGAAGTGGAAGTTTATTACTGCCGGATCAACGTTTGCTGCTATTCTGATGATTTTAGTAACAATCCTGTTTTCCTACTTCGTAAATAACTTTGGGAATTACAATAAAATCTACGGTTCCGTTGGAACGATTCTTATATTGATGCTCTCAGTATATTTCTATTCTTTCATTTTGCTGATAGGATTCGAGTTGAATGCGAGTATCCGAATTCTTAAAGAAATCGCCAATCTGCGCAAAGAAGATTTACCAATGGAAGTACAGGGATTATCCTGATACGATCAGACACCATCAGATACTATGAAATACCATCTGATAATATTATAGCCACATTACGCTAATTACTATTTACCACTACTTTTTATCTCCCCCTTCTTACTACTAAAACCAGTAAAGCCCACCTCATCTTATTGACTGCGCAGGGGGACAGGTGAAATCCAGCAGCCTTAGTTATTTGAAGTATGCTGAGCCTATGCACCCAGGGGTTTAATCGCCCCTCAACTGCCAAAATCTCCAATCCACCGCCACATACTCAGAAACTTCAAAGAACTACAGCCAGTTATTTACACCTGCCCCGCAGCAGGGGAAGCACCTCAACCAACAAAAAGGGAAAACTACAATCCACTGGATTTCAACGAGTATTGAAGCACCAAAAGAAAGCCAAAACCCTTTACTGTCGGGGAATTCTACACCTTTAAGTTTGCAAGAAGAACCCGCATAAATTAGATAAAAACATCACATATTTCGTATCTTTGTAGTGGAATCTGAGGTCGGATTCCAGACATTGTTTTTTCCCCGTGCATATGCAAGGGGGCATCGTTAACCTGAAACCTATATTTATGAAAACACTACACTGTCTACTTTTTCTTAGTTGCTGGCTAATGGCCATGCGCGCTCCAGCTGATCTGCCACTGGAGATAGGTGCACCGTTGCCGAAAGCAGATCTTGTATTACAGGATTGCTCAGGTAAGGAAATTACTTTGAATAAGGCAAAAATGAATAACGGCTTGCTGGTGATGTTCTCTGGCAATACCTGTCCCTATATTGAAAGAAATCAGCTGAGAACACAGGAGATCTGCAAGTATGCGCTCAGTAATAATATCGGCGTGGTACTGGTCAATTCCAATATTGCGGCAGCAGATGAAAAAGCAATACTGACGGCGATGAAAACATATGCTACTGACCAGCAGTATAACTGGTATTATGTAGCAGATAAAAAAGCGGAATTAGCGGACGCTTTTGAGGCGAATCATACGCCAGAGTGTTATCTATTCAACCAGCAGGCGAAACTCGTTTATAAGGGCGCTATTGATGATAATCCGGGTAATGCGGAGGCAGTGAAGATGCGACATCTGCACAATGCGATCAATGATATGCTGGCAGGAAAGGTTGTAAAGGTAAATTCAACAATGGCGTTGGGATGTAATATCAAGCGGTTTTAAATTTTATATACTTCGCAAGCGTCTGATACGGAGGAGTAAAATTGCCGTTTTCATCAGGGTGTCCGGCACGTCGCAAAGAGCGCAGAGCGTTTTTCTTTTTGCAATTGCTATAATTCTTTTGAGGTCTTTATCTGTCATATTTCTGATGGTTTTGTTGCTATATCAAAAGCACCTGTTCTTTCGATACGAAAGAAAATTTGCAGAAGGAACTTTTGAAATAAATATCTGTAAATCAATTAAATAATAGCATTTTTAAGTAAAGCGAAAAAAGCCTGACAGCAATACGGGCTGTCAGGCTTTTTTATCCTTTTATAATCTTTATTTCATGCGGCTACCACACCATAAACAGCGCATTGCCAAACAACAGTTTACCATTCTCCCAGAAGCTTCTGAATAAAGGATCATCTGCCATCAGCACAATCTTCCCCTCTCCCATTTCTTTCACACCGAAGATCAGCCCATCTTTCAGCTTCTTACGCATCTCTGTGCCTACGAAACCACTCAGGTAATTGTCTTTTTTGATAATGCCAACGTTCCAGCCTCCTTCTTCCAGGTACTCGTATATTCTGCTGTCCTGTTTAAGGGTATAATAAACCGAAGGAAAGCCAAATGCCAGCGGATGCGTATTATCCAGCTGCACCTTATAAATAGCGCCTGGAATGAGCTGTTTTACGCCCTCACGTTCACGGTTGGCGTACGATTTCAGGAGCGCATATTCGTCTTTCTTTTCGTCCTTTTCTTCCTCCAGCTTTTTCTGGTGAATCCCCCAATCCAGTCCGGCGATCTGTGCCAGTGCATCCTGCATGACGATCAGTTTACCGCCACCTGTTACCCAGTCGCGGAGCTTATTCGCAAAGTCTTTATCAGCCAGGTACCGGTAGTTGCCATCCGGCAGGATCAACACATCAAGTGCTTTCCAGTTCACGTTGGGCAATTGTTTTACATCCACGACAGTCAGCGGATAATTGATCTGCTGTTCGAAGAAATGCCATACTTCACCGGCGGCGAGCGAGGAAACACCTTCTCCCATTGCTACGGCAATTCTGACGGGTTTGATGAAACGTACCTTCTCAGAACCGAAGTCCACCCCTTTTTCTACAAAACCAGTGGTAACAGCATCCAGGGTCGTTTTATAGGTATCCGCCAGAAGCACAACCTGTTCGTCAAACTGTCCGTTAGCCGCCTCGTTACCGGAGCGGGTGATAATCAAGGTACCGGCAGGGAAGTTTTTGCCTCCCGCCATAAACGCTCCTTCCGCATATCTTACACGGATCTTCTTTTGCAGCAATGCAGAAAGAAAACGTACATCTTTGATACTGTTCCAGCGTGCGAGATAAGCGTATGGACGAACAGCTGCCAGGGCGGTATTGACAGTCACCTGTAAACTATCTTTTGCCGGCGTCAGGGACTGACGTAAGGCGTAAGTCTGCAAACCGTAAGCATAAGGTAAGGACCATGCTGTAATATCATAGGTCACGGAGTCTGTCAGACGGGAATCTGGTTCAAACAATACTTTCAGCAGATTAGACCTTGCCTGTGCAGCACTGATCACCATGTCTTCTTTATCGATTGTAAAGCTTTCCGTTTTACCGTTGAAATAGTTAAAACCTATGGCTTTTGCAACACCGGCGCCATATCCGAAGCGAATACCGTTTCTGTTAAGCAATACGCCCAGACTGGCCAGTTTTTCATTATTACCTGCCGCCTTGATAACATACGACTGATAAGGTCCTTCCGGTGTATGAACAGCCTCGTAGAAGTATCGGGAATATTCATTCAGCAGTTGCGATGACTGCTGTGAAGCGATTTCTATGGTAGATAAACCTGTAGTGCGGTGATGTGCAATACGCTGGGATAAAGTCAGGGTATCACCATCCTGTTTAAGTCCGGCGAGACCTGCTCTTCCGCCACCACCCTGCTCATAAGTCATACCGATAGCACCATTGTAAGTCGGGTACGTATCGCCATAACTGGGGTAGAACATATCGAAGAATTCCTTCGTAAAATACAACCAGCCTTCTTTATCAAAATAGCGTGCATTGTTCTTACCGATCAGCATCTGCATACTACGCTGCCAGGGTTTGATGATATCATGAAAGGGTTCTGCTGCCGGAGCGAAGTAGTAAGGCGCATCAATAGATTGTTCATGGAAATCCACGTGTACCTGTGGCATCCAGCGGCTGTACTGAGCTACACGTTGCTGCGATTCCCGCTGCGTCTGCCAGGCCCAATCCCTGTTCAGATCAAAATAATAGTGATTGGCTCTTCCGCCTGGCCATGGTTCATTGTGTTCACGTGCAAAAAGTAGTGGATCAGCATAACGGGTATGTACCTGGTTATAGAAGTTAACGTAACGTTCCCTTCCATCAGGATTCAGACAGGGATCAATGAGTACAACGACCTTCTTCAGCCACTCCTGTGTTTCTGTATTGGCTTTATTGGCCAGCAGATACAAGGTACTCATCGCAGCTTCTGTAGATACCGCTTCATTACCATGTACATTGTAACTAAGCCATACAATAACAGGATCGCTGGCAGCAGGTTTGCCTGTACCAAAAGACAGGTCAAGATTGTGTTGCCTGATCTCTTCTGTCTTAGCCATATTTTCCGGAGCAGAAATCACCGCCAGCATCAGTGGGCGGCCTTCGTAAGTAGTACCGTATTGGGTAAACTGCATGTTGGGTGTAACAGCGGCAACGGCTTTGAAATAGTCCAGTACGCGGTGATAGGGCGTGAATTGTGTCCCGAGCGCATAACCGAGGAACTGGTCAGGTGTAGGCAGGGTCTGGGAAAACCCCATCTGCACGAAGAGCAGTAGTAGGGATGATAACAGCAATTTGCGCATAATTGATCCTTAGGTTTATTTACCTAAGATAATCAATTGCAGCCTTATATGTGTGGATGATGTAGGCGACGGAAATCAGGGCGCTTCTACGCTTTCGCCTATCAGACCGTAATACTGTACGCATTCCAGCTTTCCATCCTGGCGATAATAATGGAATTCGCCTACCCTGTTATCTGCATGCCAGTTGCCGGATTCTGATAATTTTCCGTTATCATAGAAAACATTCCTTTGTCCTTCCAATTGTCCCTGATAACGGTAGAATACTTCTCTGAGCTTACCATTGGTAAAGTAAAGCTCCACTTTCTCCTTATTAGGATCGTCCTGAAAACCATATACCTTCCAGCGGATACAACCGTTCTCTTCACGCATTACCTGGCGCAACAATTGGGTGTCATGCTCCACAGCATCCGTACAGCCTGACTCCATTTTTGTCAGAGACAGCAACAGTAATCCTGAAAGTAATCTGCCGTATTTAGTCATAGAAATATGTTCGCAGGGCCATGCCGTGCTGGTATTGTCCTCTAAAAAGCCCTATCGAATATAGAGAAATATCTTAATATAAAGAAAGGGCAGGTAACAAAAATCGCTTACATTTTACTATAAGCGATTTTTGTGCCTAATTATTGTGTAGGTTACTACATGATATTCACAGGGTTATAAATTCAGTTCCAGTCTTGCGAACAGAAAACGTCCATTATAACCAAATTGGGTAGCTCTCCTGGAATACCTGAACTGGTTGTTGGTCGTGTTCGCAGGATTCTCTACCAGGTCCGGGTAAACGTCGAAAACGTTATTAGATCCCACGCTAAGTTTCAGGGCCGGGGTGAGTTTATAACCAACCGCCACATCTGTCACTACTTTCGCGGAGAAAGTCTGGTAGAACTTAGGATCGTTAGTCGCTTCTTCTACGCTGCCGAAATGCACGTTACGCAGGAAAGCGTTGAACTTACCAATGTTATAGGACAATGTCAGATTCACCTTTTCACGGGGCACACTTCTTTCCAGGTAGATCCTGCTCGCCCGGCTGAAATAAATACTTTCCTTGCCTTTTAGTTTTTCAGAGGACTTAATCTCCCCTACCCTTTGCGTATAGCTATACGTACCGGAAAGATCCGCACGGAAAGTACCTCCGCCTAAACGGGTGCTATATGTCAATACCAGGTCCACACCCTTTGTTTCGGAGTTGATGGCATTCGCAAAGAAGGCTGCTCTATTAGCGTTTGCAAGCGACAATAGCTGATATATTTCCTTATCGATCGCAGAAGCTGTATCTGCATTGTTGCCGGAGAACTGGTCCGTATATACGATACGGTCATTGATACGGGTGTAATAACCGTCCAGGGTCAGATTGAATTTGCCGAAACTACCGGTGAAACCGGCACTGATGCTTTTTGATTTTTCCGGTTTGAGTTCAGGAATACCCAGCAGTTGCGCCGGACGACTATCATTCGTGAAAGTACCCACTTCATAAGGTACTCCATCCACAAACAACGTAGAGGTAGAAGAATAATAACGCTGGTGCAGCGAAGGCGCTCTGAAACCAGTGCTGGCAGAAGCCCGTACAGCCGTCTTTTCACTCAGCTTATAACGTGTGGTCAGCTTACCATTAAGCGTACTCCCGAAATCATTATAATTCTCAAAACGTAATGCACCACCTAACAGGAAGGCGTTTGTAAAATTGGCCTCTACATCCACATATCCGGAAATAGCACTACGGGTCGCTTTGATCGCATTCTCCGGACGGAATCCAGGAAATACCTGTGCCCCACCGGGTCTTGCTGTACCATCAGGACCAAAGATTGTATTGACAGCGCCCTGCGGATCAGGAATCAGGATAGGATTCCCATTGGCGTCTGTGCCGATCTGTGATGCACGGCCATAGTCAGTGTAGGAGTTTTCTGCTCCTGCCACCAGTTCATATTGTTCGAAACGATGCTCCGCACCAAAAGCGATATCCAATCCCTGCAATACATCCAGGCGACGGGAGAAATCGAGGTTCGTGGTATTCTGGGTGAAAACAGGACCTCCACAGGTAAAACGTGTAGGAGATGCTTTCTGTAATGATGCATTCAGTGAATTTTCTACTTTGAAACCAAATTCATTGCGACCGTAAGTGTTACTAAAGTCAACTTTCCAGTCACCAAGATGGCCCCTTATACCTGCTGCCAGTGAACGGTCGTAAATATCGCTTTGTATCATCGGCAGGAAGCCCAGTGGATAGATATCGATGATGTTACGACTGTCATGTGGTAAACGGTATACACCGGCTGCATCTCCGTTGCGATAACCGATCCCTCCGAAGAAATAAACCTCCGCATCATTTTCCAACGGGATATTGGCATTGACAAAGAGCTGTGCACTGCGTAACCTGGATTGGCCGGCACGCATACGGATATCATTACGGGTGATATTATTAGCCAGCAGGAAAGAATCCGTCTTATCGACACCACCGGGATATGTTCTGTAAATAGCTCCTTCCCAGGGACCGGAACGGTTGGTATAATTGCGATAGTCATAAGAACCACCAAAGTTGATGTAACCACCTTTTTGTCCGACAGGAATACCGTA contains the following coding sequences:
- the secG gene encoding preprotein translocase subunit SecG, which translates into the protein MLLIFGILIILACVLLGFFVLVQNPKGGGLSGTLGGFGNQVMGVRQTTDVLEKGTWVLSAIIAVLCLTSSLFISRGTTSEQRKAIMEQNAAAPAPAQTPATPLQSQPAPAADSNK
- the mltG gene encoding endolytic transglycosylase MltG, whose translation is MAKKSKAKKSPAKNLWIKRLLVAAAAILAGLLVYVVYYVFGPNTKAFGDSKFFYIRTGSTYGTVLEGLEEQGIIRSKLSFEVVATQLGYRDRVKAGKYKISRGMSNFEIVKLLRSGHQTPVNLTITKLRTKQDLVRKICSNLEADSATFRALLSDQVYLRQFGLDTNTVMSAFLPNSYQFYWNTTAENAFKKIEKESDAFWNDTRKAAAQRLGLTPTQVVILASIVDEETNKNDEKPLISSVYLNRFRKGMRLQADPTVKFALQDFSIRRIREGHIAFESPYNTYQVTGLPPGPICTPSIKSIEAVLNTPETDYIYFCAKADFSGYHAFAASYAEHMKNAHAFHQALNARGI
- a CDS encoding YihY/virulence factor BrkB family protein; this translates as MPFRPENIIFHSKPFRKLVDISKTLVLPGFEGVPLYDVIKFFLKEMRNQSLGERAAAISFNFLLAIPPFFIFLFTLVPYIPMQNVEATLYELAEDVTPNYNTYIIIRDMIHDFLYTHHNGLLSLAFIMGFFTSSNAVMGIARSFNKKLPGFRRRKWWQKRLMALKLTLILIILLLLTIILIIAQGTVLGYIFNYLGITDKRILSLADVARWILIGLLFFSMLSVIYRFVPATVKKWKFITAGSTFAAILMILVTILFSYFVNNFGNYNKIYGSVGTILILMLSVYFYSFILLIGFELNASIRILKEIANLRKEDLPMEVQGLS
- a CDS encoding redoxin domain-containing protein is translated as MKTLHCLLFLSCWLMAMRAPADLPLEIGAPLPKADLVLQDCSGKEITLNKAKMNNGLLVMFSGNTCPYIERNQLRTQEICKYALSNNIGVVLVNSNIAAADEKAILTAMKTYATDQQYNWYYVADKKAELADAFEANHTPECYLFNQQAKLVYKGAIDDNPGNAEAVKMRHLHNAINDMLAGKVVKVNSTMALGCNIKRF
- a CDS encoding M14 family metallopeptidase; its protein translation is MRKLLLSSLLLLFVQMGFSQTLPTPDQFLGYALGTQFTPYHRVLDYFKAVAAVTPNMQFTQYGTTYEGRPLMLAVISAPENMAKTEEIRQHNLDLSFGTGKPAASDPVIVWLSYNVHGNEAVSTEAAMSTLYLLANKANTETQEWLKKVVVLIDPCLNPDGRERYVNFYNQVHTRYADPLLFAREHNEPWPGGRANHYYFDLNRDWAWQTQRESQQRVAQYSRWMPQVHVDFHEQSIDAPYYFAPAAEPFHDIIKPWQRSMQMLIGKNNARYFDKEGWLYFTKEFFDMFYPSYGDTYPTYNGAIGMTYEQGGGGRAGLAGLKQDGDTLTLSQRIAHHRTTGLSTIEIASQQSSQLLNEYSRYFYEAVHTPEGPYQSYVIKAAGNNEKLASLGVLLNRNGIRFGYGAGVAKAIGFNYFNGKTESFTIDKEDMVISAAQARSNLLKVLFEPDSRLTDSVTYDITAWSLPYAYGLQTYALRQSLTPAKDSLQVTVNTALAAVRPYAYLARWNSIKDVRFLSALLQKKIRVRYAEGAFMAGGKNFPAGTLIITRSGNEAANGQFDEQVVLLADTYKTTLDAVTTGFVEKGVDFGSEKVRFIKPVRIAVAMGEGVSSLAAGEVWHFFEQQINYPLTVVDVKQLPNVNWKALDVLILPDGNYRYLADKDFANKLRDWVTGGGKLIVMQDALAQIAGLDWGIHQKKLEEEKDEKKDEYALLKSYANREREGVKQLIPGAIYKVQLDNTHPLAFGFPSVYYTLKQDSRIYEYLEEGGWNVGIIKKDNYLSGFVGTEMRKKLKDGLIFGVKEMGEGKIVLMADDPLFRSFWENGKLLFGNALFMVW
- a CDS encoding TonB-dependent receptor, translated to MLHVVTHLRSIVLPLLAFLCLSTLAYAQTGTITGTVTDGRGPLANATVHIEHTNKGGYTNAQGRFSLEIVPGTHTVQISYVGFVAQRKTVTVSAGQTTSLDVVLAASTTMNELVVLGSRNLPRTQTETPVPVDVIDIKRIAADAPQVSINQILNYVAPSFSSGTQTVADGTDHIDPASLRGLGPDQVLVLVNGKRRYNTALVNVNGTFGRGAVGTDMNSIPTSAIDRVEILRDGAAAQYGSDAIAGVINIILKSAVNKLTVNVTTGANVTSQADNNIDGQTVQTGVNYGIPVGQKGGYINFGGSYDYRNYTNRSGPWEGAIYRTYPGGVDKTDSFLLANNITRNDIRMRAGQSRLRSAQLFVNANIPLENDAEVYFFGGIGYRNGDAAGVYRLPHDSRNIIDIYPLGFLPMIQSDIYDRSLAAGIRGHLGDWKVDFSNTYGRNEFGFKVENSLNASLQKASPTRFTCGGPVFTQNTTNLDFSRRLDVLQGLDIAFGAEHRFEQYELVAGAENSYTDYGRASQIGTDANGNPILIPDPQGAVNTIFGPDGTARPGGAQVFPGFRPENAIKATRSAISGYVDVEANFTNAFLLGGALRFENYNDFGSTLNGKLTTRYKLSEKTAVRASASTGFRAPSLHQRYYSSTSTLFVDGVPYEVGTFTNDSRPAQLLGIPELKPEKSKSISAGFTGSFGKFNLTLDGYYTRINDRIVYTDQFSGNNADTASAIDKEIYQLLSLANANRAAFFANAINSETKGVDLVLTYSTRLGGGTFRADLSGTYSYTQRVGEIKSSEKLKGKESIYFSRASRIYLERSVPREKVNLTLSYNIGKFNAFLRNVHFGSVEEATNDPKFYQTFSAKVVTDVAVGYKLTPALKLSVGSNNVFDVYPDLVENPANTTNNQFRYSRRATQFGYNGRFLFARLELNL